A genomic region of Cannabis sativa cultivar Pink pepper isolate KNU-18-1 chromosome 1, ASM2916894v1, whole genome shotgun sequence contains the following coding sequences:
- the LOC133035512 gene encoding uncharacterized protein LOC133035512 — protein MLAAESRKKSYVDPKSQEIDFQIRDMVFLQVTPMKGIKCFVKKGKLSQRSIEPFEILERIGQVAYRLAKPPALAAVHDAFHVLMLQNYVSDSSHILSYEALEL, from the coding sequence atgctcgcggctgaAAGCAGAAAGAAGAGTTATGTTGATCCAAAGTCACAGGAGATTGATTTTCAGATTAGAGATATGGTATTTCTCCAAGTAACGCCTATGAAAGGAATCAAATGCTTTGTTAAGAAAGGGAAGCTTAGCCAAAGGTCCATTgaaccttttgaaatccttgagaggatagggcaagtagcgtacagatTGGCTaagcccccagcgctggcagctgtacatgatgCGTTCCATGTTTTGATGCTTCAGAATTATGTCTCAGATTCATCccatatcttgagttatgaagcattggaactatAG